Proteins found in one Lycium ferocissimum isolate CSIRO_LF1 chromosome 6, AGI_CSIRO_Lferr_CH_V1, whole genome shotgun sequence genomic segment:
- the LOC132060641 gene encoding uncharacterized protein LOC132060641 produces the protein MGVLRYFQKDVENSNDIEDLHMKDVDPINSSVVYCLEVDMTGFATLMNVSRDDPEALKGDFPSEVEWDVLNEMEQSEEVNRLETDEIEERMEKDVGGWDVIYRNARKAENLQFETNERDEGELERTGQAVCIYEVYDETGAWPFLHHGSLYSGLSLVSSCGLFYIFQFHMVSSRFLLYLGAEMEFLRIQCYMLYIFANADQVHSLKF, from the exons ATGGGAGTTTTAAGATATTTCCAAAAGGATGTAGAGAATAGTAATGACATTGAAGATCTTCATATGAAGGATGTGGATCCAATAAATTCCAGTGTTGTTTATTGCCTTGAAGTAGACATGACAGGTTTTGCTACTTTGATGAATGTATCCAGAGATGATCCGGAGGCTTTAAAGGGAGACTTTCCAAGTGAGGTGGAGTGGGACGTCTTGAATGAGATGGAGCAATCTGAGGAAGTAAATAGACTGGAGACGGATGAG ATTGAGGAAAGAATGGAAAAAGACGTTGGTGGGTGGGATGTAATATATCGTAATGCTAGAAAAGCTGAAAATCTTCAGTTTGAAACTAATGAGAGGGATGAAGGAGAGCTGGAAAGGACTGGGCAAGCAGTATGCATTTATGAGGTTTATGATGAAACTGGAGCTTGGCCATTTCTGCATCATGGTTCTTTGTACAGTGGGTTGAGCCTAGTGAGTTCCTGTGgcttattctatatttttcagTTTCATATGGTTTCCTCTCGTTTTTTGTTATATCTTGGTGCAGAAATGGAGTTTTTAAGAATACAATGCTATATGTTATACATATTTGCTAATGCAGATCAAGTACATTctcttaaattttaa
- the LOC132059291 gene encoding pentatricopeptide repeat-containing protein At3g24000, mitochondrial-like, which translates to MTMAVHMKKYVTNPSIFNSIIPIARQFFSTSCAIAALESKPEVVRKLFGVIQDKDLMKKAPNGELLVLYLIDNGAMDSDAGLYNQLIKKCTEWKRLKEGKMVHEHFLRSRFSHYIVPNNTLINMYAKCESMGDARKVFDEMPERDMVSWTALITGYSQNEGADVALGLFIEMLRFGFKPNQFTFGSVIKAAGALDSSGTGRILHGSCVKFGYEENVYVGSALVDMYARCGLMDEAKIVFDKLSCKNEVSWNGLIAGHARKGEGEIAVKLFSEMKRGGFQPTHFTFSSVYAACASIGALEPGKWVHVHMIKSGLELIAFIGNTLLDMYAKSGSLDDARKVFDRLVKKDVVSWNSMLTAYAQHGLGKETVDCFEEMRRIGPEPNEVTFLCALTACSHAGLLDKGMDYFELMKKFKIEPNISHYVTVIDLLGRSGQLDRAVKFINEMPIEPNAAVWKALLGACRMHKNLELGVYAAEHVFELDPYDSGPHVLLANIYASAGRRSDAARVRKMMNDGGVKKEPACSWVEIENAVHMFVANDDAHPQREEIRNMWDKITDKIKEIGYVPDTSHVLWFTDQQEREERLQYHSERLALAFALLNSPPGSPIRIKKNIRVCGDCHTAFKFASKVVDREIILRDTNRFHHFRNGSCSCGDYW; encoded by the coding sequence ATGACAATGGCTGTACACATGAAAAAATACGTAACAAATCCATCAATTTTCAATTCAATCATCCCAATAGCTCGCCAATTTTTCTCCACATCATGTGCAATAGCAGCCTTAGAATCAAAACCAGAAGTGGTACGCAAATTATTTGGTGTTATACAAGACAAAGATCTTATGAAAAAGGCTCCAAATGGTGAACTTTTAGTACTATATCTTATTGACAATGGCGCAATGGACTCAGATGCAGGTTTATATAACCAGCTTATAAAGAAATGTACTGAATGGAAACGGttaaaagaagggaaaatggTACATGAACACTTTTTGAGGTCGAGATTTAGTCATTATATTGTTCCTAATAACACATTGATTAATATGTATGCCAAATGTGAGAGTATGGGTGATGCACGCaaggtgtttgatgaaatgcctgAAAGAGATATGGTTTCTTGGACTGCATTGATTACTGGGTATTCGCAGAATGAGGGTGCTGACGTGGCGTTGGGTTTGTTTATTGAGATGTTGAGGTTTGGGTTTAAGCCGAATCAGTTTACGTTTGGGAGTGTAATAAAGGCTGCTGGAGCGTTGGACAGTAGTGGAACGGGGAGGATATTACATGGGAGTTGTGTTAAGTTTGGATATGAAGAGAATGTTTATGTTGGGAGTGCTCTTGTTGATATGTATGCAAGGTGTGGATTAATGGATGAAGCGAAAATCGTTTTTGATAAGTTAAGTTGCAAGAATGAGGTTTCTTGGAATGGTTTGATCGCTGGTCATGCGAGGAAAGGCGAGGGAGAGATTGCGGTGAAGCTTTTCTCTGAGATGAAAAGAGGCGGTTTTCAGCCGACCCATTTTACGTTTTCTAGTGTTTATGCAGCTTGTGCAAGCATTGGAGCTTTAGAGCCCGGGAAATGGGTGCATGTGCATATGATCAAGTCGGGGTTGGAACTTATTGCTTTTATTGGGAATACTCTGCTTGATATGTATGCCAAGTCTGGTAGCCTTGATGATGCTCGAAAGGTTTTTGATCGTTTAGTGAAAAAGGATGTTGTTTCTTGGAACTCAATGCTTACCGCCTATGCTCAGCATGGACTCGGAAAAGAAACTGTAGATTGCTTTGAGGAAATGCGTAGGATAGGACCTGAACCTAATGAAGTGACTTTTCTTTGTGCTCTTACAGCTTGCAGTCATGCTGGGCTTCTAGACAAAGGAATGGATTATTTTGAATTGATGAAGAAATTTAAGATAGAACCTAATATTTCACATTACGTGACTGTTATAGATCTACTTGGTCGATCAGGTCAACTTGACCGTGCTGTAAAGTTCATAAATGAAATGCCAATTGAACCAAATGCAGCCGTTTGGAAAGCTTTGCTTGGAGCTTGTAGGATGCATAAAAATTTGGAGTTGGGTGTTTATGCAGCTGAACATGTGTTTGAACTTGATCCCTATGATTCAGGGCCACATGTTTTGCTGGCCAACATCTATGCCTCTGCTGGTAGGAGAAGTGATGCTGCAAGAGTTAGAAAAATGATGAACGACGGTGGAGTCAAGAAAGAACCTGCTTGTAGTTGGGTGGAGATTGAAAACGCTGTTCATATGTTTGTAGCAAATGATGATGCCCATCCACAGAGAGAGGAGATCCGTAACATGTGGGATAAGATAACTGATAAAATTAAGGAAATTGGCTATGTCCCAGACACTAGCCACGTGCTTTGGTTTACTGATCAGCAGGAGAGGGAAGAGAGGTTGCAATACCATAGTGAACGACTTGCTTTAGCATTTGCACTTCTCAATTCTCCACCTGGATCCCCTATCCGAATAAAGAAGAACATCAGAGTTTGTGGTGATTGCCATACTGCATTTAAGTTTGCTTCAAAGGTGGTGGACAGAGAAATCATCTTGAGAGACACAAATCGGTTCCATCATTTTCGTAATGGTTCTTGTTCCTGTGGGGACTACTGGTAG